In Dreissena polymorpha isolate Duluth1 chromosome 11, UMN_Dpol_1.0, whole genome shotgun sequence, the genomic window TACATtgtacttttctaaataaatcacGGTAGTACACGCATTGTTCCATTTGTAATAAGTGCATAGCCTATTTGACGAAATGGAAATGAACTTAGATGGCTGGTGGAAAACATTAACGTGCTTTTGTTAAGAGTGTACAAATTAAGTTAagcaatttaaaatacaatatttcaacaatgTGACAAAAATGTCCCCTAGgtatatgtaaattatatatCATGAATGACGACCGATGTTGagcaaatataaatgaatattcaaAGTGATCGCTACTTGTATGTTAATAACACGGCTAAATATCAGTCGTGAAATCTATCACAAACTCGCTGTGTTCACTTTATCGTTTTTATGGCGACAAGTTAATGTTTAATTCAGATCATGCCCCGAGATCTACTACCATTTCTCGGTTTCGTTAAATATTTTATTCGCTTGATAGCCCGATTCTTCTTACGAATACAACAGTTAGTCAATTGAGTGCGATGTAAACATTTTCCCTCGCATATATGTATCTGCAATCTAATAAGCCcgtatgttttgttaaatcataataACTGTACGAAACAGAGTCGGTTGATTGCTTACAAAATTGCTGGTAAAGGCGTTATTATTGCACTTGTCATAGCTATCCGGAGGATTCGGTATTTTATGCTATTTGTAAAAATGAACAatattaacccatatatgcctagtggactctacaatccttctaaattggatcaaaacATGTCCAAAATCAGGGATGTCTAgacatatttatttctataattagaatatttcttatagaaattcctttacgcaaacagcacagaccctgatgaggcgccgcatcatgcggcgtctcatctgggtctacgctgtttgccaaggccttttttagacgctaggcattaatgggttactGTTGACAGATATATTAAGTAATGAAATAAGTTAATCAAATTGCAAATTGACTTTTCGTGTATCGTCGCTactttcaataattgtttacacaCACAATGTACTTCATACACTGCCTTTCTGTTAAGACGTTGAATGATTGATCACGTTGTGGCCAATCTTAGCTCGCTGTTGGAAAACGATGCTTacagcatgtgcgtaaagtgttgtcacagattagcgcGTACAGTCTGGCCAGGCTTacggcatgtgcgtaaagtgtcgttacaGATTAGCGCGTACAGTCTGTCCAGGGTACGatatgtgcgaaaagtgtcgtcacagattagcgcGTACAGTCTGTCCAGACTTacagcatgtgcgtaaagtgtcgtcacagattagcgcGTACAGTCTGTCCAGACTTacggcatgtgcgtaaagtgtcgtcacagattagcgcGTACAGTCTGTCCAGACTTacggcatgtgcgtaaagtgtcgtcacagattagcgcGTACAGTCTGTCCAGACTTacagcatgtgcgtaaagtgtcgtcacagattagcgcGTACAGTCTGTCCAGACTTacggcatgtgcgtaaagtgtcgtcacagattagcgcGTGTCGTCACAGATTACGCGTACAGTCTGTCCAGACTTacagcatgtgcgtaaagtgtcgtcacagattagcgcGTACAGTCTGTCCAGACTTacggcatgtgcgtaaagtgtcgtcacagattagcgcGTACAGTCTGTCCAGACTTacggcatgtgcgtaaagtgtcgtcacagattagcgcGTACAGTCTGTCCAGACTTAcgacatgtgcgtaaagtgtcgtcacagattagcgcGTACAGTCTGCCCAGGCTTAcgacatgtgcgtaaagtgtcgtcacagattagcgcGTACAGTCTGTCCAGACTTacggcatgtgcgtaaagtgtcgtcacagattagcgcGTACAGTCGTCCAGACTTacggcatgtgcgtaaagtgtcgtcacagattagcgcGTACAGTCTGTCCAGGGTAcgacatgtgcgtaaagtgtcgtcacagattagcgcGTACAGTCTGTCCAGGGTAcgacatgtgcgtaaagtgtcgtcacagattagcgcGTACAGTCTGTCCAGACTTacggcatgtgcgtaaagtgtcgtcacagattagcgcGTACAGTCTGTCCAGGGTAcgacatgtgcgtaaagtgttgtcacagattagcgcGTACAGTCTGTCCAGACTTAcgacatgtgcgtaaagtgtcgtcacagattagcgcGTACAGTCTGTCCAGACTTacggcatgtgcgtaaagtgtcgtcacagattagcgcGTACAGTCTGTCCAGGGTAcgacatgtgcgtaaagtgtcgtcacagattagcgcGTACAGTCTGTCAAGGCTTGACCGGAACTACACTTTCGGCTTCAACTGCATTTTAGCTAAAAATATACTTACTTAAAACACACAATACTATAAAAGCTGTAAGTATTATCCTTAACGTACCTGTATTTATTTACAATCTTTCTTAGTTAAATCGAgctgtttattatttaaaatataaataactatgAAAGCAGCATATGTCAGTGTATGTTTTACCGCATACTTCATTGTGTTTTTCTTGTTAAACTAGGAATTGCGAATATAGGATTGTCACAACTAAATAAAGACTAGTCACAAGAATCGAAATTAATAAAGACTATAGCGTGTTGTTTAAAAAAGAATCAATAATGAAGAACGTGACATAATGTATGTTTGCTGACGTCTTGCGGGAGAAATACGGTGTGAATAAAATTTACAACAAAACGTAATTACTTTATGATAAATTTAATGCACGATTTCtgcaaataataacaataatatcagcTTAAAAGCATGTCGACATTCAACTGCCCTCGTATATTTCAAATTACACAGGCAACAAtaatctcaaaattattcaaggAAACAGCGAACGAAGTTGTGTTGTCCTTAAATGGAAAAGATAATGACTATCGGCGTTTGTACAAATATGGGATACAGTTGAATGCATACATGTAACAACATTTTAACAGATAAGCAATAACCAATTAATGGAAATACAAACTATTTACTCAGACATGAAACAAATGCATTTAACAGCAATATTATGTTCGTATGAATTAATAGGGCGGATTTACATatgaaaaaattcaaataaaaattccTTACGCAAAAAAACGTTGATTGAACATAGCAAAAATATTCCGTTTAAAACCATAACAAGATTGTACACTTAAAATCAAGTACTAAAAGGTCGTAAGTTTCGAACAATATGGTTTGACACGTGAAATAAAGTGTGATTGCCAGCACAATAACATTCAAAAGAAGAATTTAATTGAACCATAATTGAGCCGCGTTccgagaaaattgggcttaatgcatatgcttaaagtgtcgtcccagattagcctgtgcagtcgacactttccgcttttatggtatttttagtttcaaggaagtccttccttaccgaaaatcaagtttaggcggaaagtgtcgtccctgattagcctgtgcggactgcacaggctaatatgggatgacactttacgcacattcatttagcacagttttttcagaacaaggctcatataagcagagacaactggataaaaacggtatttataaatgttttatttataaatgtttattcttATGTGTCGTcctcaaacaataataaaattttagAAAGGGTATTTAGAGTAAGAACAAACATGCCTGTAACTAATAGCTAAATACCACGTATATAGCGAACTTATATGTTCGAATAGGAAATCAAtagataaaaatacaataattgaaTGAATACATTTTCTATAAATCAGTTTTTTATATGATAGCGTTCTTAAACACATGATCatcttattttgtgaaatctgAATTAATTGGCAAATAGgttaatgaaattaaaaagaACACAGCTAACACGCccatttgaatttaaaaattcTCAGATATTCTGAATGAATGacaataaataaaccaaattaatGAGAACGTTACGTTTAGTATTGATGACTTCAGCCAAAAAGTAGTGTTACTTATACAATAATGGCAATATAATGTAATATGCTTGCGGAATTGAACAAAAGGCAAACCACAAAAATAGTTCTTCGACATTTTAGTAGTCAATACAAATTCACCAATCGAATGAAACTCTAAATTGTGCTTTCATTATTGTATTTTGTAAACTAAAAAAGACCGTATAGATATCTAATTTCATTTAAGTACGGCAATGATCTGATACGGGTTGGGTGTAATTATCAAAGACAAACTACCACGATATCAACAACGTATATAGGCTTAAATTAAATCCACAAAGACCCTATTGCAATCTTGGCACACCGACAGACATAATTTAGCCATTATTGTTAACGCCTTTGAAGCGGCGTGGTTGATATGAGATAGAAGTTAGCGAAAAATAATCGGAAACAGATAGTCTGggctatttaacccatttatgcctagtggactctcccatgcttctaaattggatcttttttttccaaaattagggatgtctagtatatttatttctatatttataatatttcttacagaaattcttttaagcaaacagcgcagaccctgatgagacgccgcatcatgcggcgtctaatctgggtctacgctgtttgccaaggccttttttctagacgctatgcataaatgggttaacatagaAGCCCAATTGGTAGATCAAATCCACCCAAAAATAAATTTCCAGTTTTCGATCTTTGCATTATATAATCGAGTCGTTTTTCGTGTGcgtaatgtttataataattgcaCAAGAAGGTTTCATATTAGATTaggctttaacccatttatgcctagtggactctcccatccttctaaattggatcaatttatttccaaaattagggatgtctagtaaatttatttctttatttagaatatttcttacagaaattcctctaagcaaacagcgtagaccctgatgagacgccgcatcatgcggcgtctcatctaagtctatgctgtttgcccaggccttttttctagaccgtgacgctaggcatacatgggttaacatttgtcttttttttaagaataagtattgttttaaatcatttaaatgaacTAAAAAATCATGTTATGTTTGTTTCATACATCATCTTAAGATAAATCTTACAGACACGCTGCGCGAGTAATATCCTGGAGACATTTTTAACAAGAGAAACTCTTATGATAGTGGCGATGTTCTCTCGCATACTTACATTCTGCATAGCATATTCGGTATGGAAAGCAAATGTACTTTTCTGACATTGAAAGTGACGAATAAcgattaaatgttttatatttaacataacaaACCTTTATGCATAAATTTATTAAGGAAACGTGTCCATAAGCAAAATAGAAATCAAATGTAAATAAAGATGGCCATTAATCAGATATAGGAAGATATTAAAAACGTATAATGCCATCATTTCAAATATGGTTTCTGAAGAAGTTCAAGGAAAGTTATTCCGCGATTAAATATTGGCAAACATTGGTAAAAATGAATATAACctttgaaaatattgaattagAAAGTTACTTAAATTCGGAAATAATTTCAGTATCTTATGTAGGCAACCATTGTTCATTAAACAACGAATAAATGCcaaaaaaatgaaggaaaacaAAATGACAGTGtttcatgataataataataatgactgTATGCCGGGGaccattttttataaaatatatataataaaaatgacTTAGTGTCGAGAACCACTCGTAAGAGATGAGGAAGCCATTGGCGCGTTTTTTGGTCCCCGGTTTATTACCATCACCGGCGCCTGGTGGTACCCGACCTGACCGTGAGGGCCCAGATTCGACTTCCGTCTTGTAAAACGACTGGTGCAAAACTTCTGCCACGAGACCAAAGTTTTGTAACTCCAAATCCAGAGTCCGCTGGTTATTCCAATTATAAGCCACATGaaatatttcaacataaacaCCTCCACGGAGGGGATGGAGCGTTCCAAATGGCAATTTTTCACACCATTACTGTTGGTCTGGCACGGTTTGGCCATTGCGATTTTATTCCAGTCCTCCATGTTCATATGCTCGTAAAACAGGCAACCTATAACGCACGTCGACGGCACAGTGTATAACACGGAAAATATACCTATTTTTGCCATTAATTTCTCGAGTTTTCGAATATTTGTGCCTTCATGGCGTAAATTGTTTCTAATACGAAACAAAGCGACGAAGCCAGAAAGCAAGAAAAATGAACCGATTAATAAATACACAATGAGTGGCACTAACACAAACCCCGTGAGGGCTTCCTTATCCTGATTGCCGACGTAACAAAGACCCGTAAGTTCGTCCCCGTCTACCCGTCGTATTGTCAAAACCGCTATGGTTTTTATTGCCGGAATTGCCCATGCTGCCAAATGAAAGTAACTACTGAGCGCCTCGATGGCTTCTTGGCCCCACTTCCGGGCCGATGCCAGGAACCACGTAATCGTCAGGATCACCCACCAGAGGGAGCTGGCCATGCCGAAGAAGTAGAGTATCAGGAACACGACGATGCACCAGGTGGACTCGAGGCCTTCCTGAATGAGATACTCCGCACCATCGCGTCTCTGATCACACGAGATCTTCCGCGGACCCATGACGGCACGGATCACAAACGCTATTGAGTACACCGCGTAGCACATTGACAGAAATATAATGGGACGCTCTGGGTATTTGAAGCGCCTTGTGTCTATGAGAAACGTGAGAGCGGTACATAAAGTCGATAGGCAGCATATCGCGGCCCAAGCTATTGTCCAGATCTCGGCGAAGTTTTTGTCTTCGTGTTTAAAATACACGTCCATATTACACCTGGGAGCACACGAATTGTTTCGTTTCTGTATCTTTTCGACATACACGAACCTGTCGGGACAGACCTCTGGCGGAGCGGGTCTCGTTGTCTTGCGCTCGTTATTCATGTTCAGGTACTTGTATATCTCCTCGTCGCTGTAGCGGCTGTCCTGCTTGCCGATGATTCCCAAATCCTCCGTGTCCGCAGCGTCGCTCGGTGCCTCCATGCACAGAACGCCGGTCTTCGGATCGCTCTTTTCCGGAAGCTTCTCGCAGTCTAGCGGCTCGGGCCATTTGAACTTGAGGTTGAGGAGCACTGGTTCGCACTTGCTCTTAACCTCCAGGCACATTGAACGGCAAGCCGGCACCACCATGGTCTCGCTCTCGTCGCCCGTCTGCGCCATATCCGTGCACATCGGCGCGAACAGCGAGCACAAGAAGAACTTCAGGAACTTCGAGCAGCCCACCTGCACGAGCGGTAAGAACTCGTGCACCTGCATGGCGGCGTCTTTTTGGTTCTGGTTGCCAACTATGTTTGGCATTCGCGTCATGTTGTAGCGCATTTTGAGACACATCGGAATCTCGATCGGCGTGCACCTGTTGTAGTGGTAGTGGTCGTGGGGCGTAAACGAGTGGGCGAGTTCGAGCACCAGTACGGATACCAGGAGCACAGATAACCGACCCATTTTCCAAATTTTTTAGACCCAGCAAACAAATCGTTTAATATCACCTATCTCATGTATCAAAGGTGTGTATGTTTTTTGGTTCACATTATATCCACTGTTGCACTATTAAGTCACTATAATATTTTACTCCGATATGACACTGTGGCGTATTGTTTACATTGCAGACGACATTAAGATAGCGCGAGCCCCACGATTAGAGCTAGTTATCATTTTCAAGCATCTCACTCCGTGTTAAGTGCATTCGATGTAGATTGATAACAATCCGAGGTTGTCACTGATATTTCGAATTGTTTTGTCGTTGGAAAATAAACCTCTACTCTATACCACATCACATTACTACTGACAGCAAAATAAATGTGAAGAACGTTCATCAAAGAGGACCACCGTGACACGGCTATTCCTCCGCGCACTATTTTTCGTCAAAAATCCGTCgaattgaacaaaacaaacagtATTTTCTCGTCTTTCGGACAAAACATCGCACAGCAAAATATTTCGTCTGCTCGATACACCATCGTTGTCGTCTCTGTGATGTTTCTCACAATCTGTTTACAATATGCGAACTACTTTTCAAATGTAAAGTAATGCGCTCTACTTCAAAGGCGGTATCAATTTACCTTTGATCTTCGCGTTTTATGACTTATGAATATGTCAATCATTAACGTTAAACCAGTGAAGCAGTAAGTTCTGCTCCGCCCATCAATAAACACAGGAAAATACTCATTTAGGATTGAAGAATAGTCCCGTGCgttgaaatgtgttttaattcGTTCAGAAAAAATTAAGAGAAAAATTGTTTGGCACATATTCCAGTATGTTTGCTATAAAGCTGGCTTAATCACCACATGGGTATATTCGTACTGGGGCGAAACTTAGCTCATATCGTGTATGGATATTAGGCGTCCGTAATTAGAATCACAGATGTTGCTGTTTCAACGTGTTGGCACACCGAGATTAATGatttactagaaaactatttgCATGAGGTCGGAATAAACGTTTCCGCACTAAAACGATAGCATGTTATTATAAAAACGGGTTGCTGCGTTTTATACGTTCGTATTTTCGTATTAATTACGTTTGCCCCCATAAAACATGTAGCCtctatttgatgatgatgatgatactgtgctgccgctgctgctgctgctgatgatgatgatgatgatggggaaTAATGTTCGTGTAAATACACGCAGAAATCGTTAGCGGTTTTCAACAGCTTCTATACTTTCTTAACGCGCCCTGACActttaaaagaaatgaaataacGAACTGATTAAATTCTGAAATTAAATTACATCACACAAAGGCAGTGACCGGGTGAACCTCTGTGTCACAAAAGACATCTTGAGCGAACCACTTCAGAACGGACCGGACacttaaatgataacttttagcGAAAATAAGATAATTAAATCCAATTTCTATCCCATGAAACTTGACAATGGTTGACAGCGGTGTTTTAATTCGGCTTTTTGTCCATTTTCGTAGACCTCCTTAAAATTGGTAGACGTTTAAGTAGTTTGTGTCTAATGTGAAAGTGATTAGTTAAATGACACGTCCAAGATCAGTGTTATCTAAAAATCGATATGCATgtagatatttaaaaaacaaaaagagATTTCATGAATCGCCTTCTCCATGCTTAAGgttcatttattatttcaaaattacaaagcCATTgctgttaatatatattttgtattatcgtctaaaatcaataatgtcatttacatgtatatgcaaaatgTGCTTTCAATGTTCATCAAAGATTAGTTTGCTGAAACAATTTATAATTAGGTTTTGCAATTGTTTTACAAATGTGTCGCGTTCGGagtaaactgggcataatgcatgtgcgtaaagtgtcgtcccagattagcctgtgcagtccgcacgggctaatcagggacgacactttccgcttttatggtatttttcgtttaaaggaagtctcttctacacgaaaatccagttaagctgaaaagtgtcgtccctgattagcaagtgcggactgcacaggctaatctgggacgacactttacgcacatgcattatgcccagttttctcagaacacgactcaaatggtCTTCTTCATTTCGATCGCAGAGTCCTAAGGCATGGGTGAAACGGGTGATCTTCTGTAGAGCATCCTGTTCGTTCTGTTCCTCATGAAGACTCGATGGTTCCGA contains:
- the LOC127850604 gene encoding frizzled-9-like, whose protein sequence is MGRLSVLLVSVLVLELAHSFTPHDHYHYNRCTPIEIPMCLKMRYNMTRMPNIVGNQNQKDAAMQVHEFLPLVQVGCSKFLKFFLCSLFAPMCTDMAQTGDESETMVVPACRSMCLEVKSKCEPVLLNLKFKWPEPLDCEKLPEKSDPKTGVLCMEAPSDAADTEDLGIIGKQDSRYSDEEIYKYLNMNNERKTTRPAPPEVCPDRFVYVEKIQKRNNSCAPRCNMDVYFKHEDKNFAEIWTIAWAAICCLSTLCTALTFLIDTRRFKYPERPIIFLSMCYAVYSIAFVIRAVMGPRKISCDQRRDGAEYLIQEGLESTWCIVVFLILYFFGMASSLWWVILTITWFLASARKWGQEAIEALSSYFHLAAWAIPAIKTIAVLTIRRVDGDELTGLCYVGNQDKEALTGFVLVPLIVYLLIGSFFLLSGFVALFRIRNNLRHEGTNIRKLEKLMAKIGIFSVLYTVPSTCVIGCLFYEHMNMEDWNKIAMAKPCQTNSNGVKNCHLERSIPSVEVFMLKYFMWLIIGITSGLWIWSYKTLVSWQKFCTSRFTRRKSNLGPHGQVGYHQAPVMVINRGPKNAPMASSSLTSGSRH